From Cellulomonas oligotrophica, a single genomic window includes:
- a CDS encoding spore germination protein GerW family protein, producing MTEHSFDVAALTRAAQDTLTVRRVFGEAYERDGTLVVPVARVTGALGAGAGAGDGAVGGGGPSPQGSGDAGGGGWGTQVKPLGVFVVDADGAHWRPALDLNRVILGGQLVGAVAATAWALAWALRRRR from the coding sequence ATGACCGAGCACAGCTTCGACGTCGCCGCCCTGACCCGGGCCGCGCAGGACACCCTGACGGTGCGCCGCGTGTTCGGCGAGGCGTACGAGCGCGACGGCACCCTCGTCGTGCCGGTGGCGCGCGTCACCGGTGCGCTGGGCGCCGGGGCAGGCGCGGGCGACGGGGCCGTCGGCGGCGGCGGACCCTCGCCCCAGGGCAGCGGGGACGCCGGCGGGGGCGGCTGGGGCACGCAGGTCAAGCCCCTGGGGGTCTTCGTCGTCGACGCCGACGGGGCGCACTGGCGACCGGCGCTCGACCTGAACCGCGTGATCCTGGGCGGGCAGCTCGTCGGCGCCGTCGCCGCGACCGCCTGGGCGCTGGCCTGGGCCCTGCGCCGCCGACGCTGA
- the thpR gene encoding RNA 2',3'-cyclic phosphodiesterase, with protein sequence MRLFAAVWPPDDVLDHLDLALAGVRRRAAGTDETVRWSARETWHLTAAFYGDLADASLDPLGAELAELAARTAPFSLALRGAGLFAHRTLWVGIGGDTAAMSSLAHAARDVGADHGAGEDPRVRNRPHLTVGRVRPGGRPARRTAGPRGARGPAGRTGADRGRGDALDPADALVQALAVYEGPAWWVDAVVLVESRPGAGRGGGPLYTPVTRYPLGAA encoded by the coding sequence ATGCGACTGTTCGCGGCGGTCTGGCCGCCGGACGACGTCCTCGACCACCTCGACCTCGCCCTCGCGGGCGTGCGCCGGCGCGCGGCCGGCACCGACGAGACCGTGCGCTGGTCCGCACGCGAGACGTGGCACCTGACCGCCGCGTTCTACGGCGACCTCGCCGACGCCTCCCTCGACCCGCTGGGCGCGGAGCTCGCGGAGCTGGCCGCCCGGACCGCGCCGTTCTCGCTCGCCCTGCGCGGCGCCGGGCTCTTCGCCCACCGCACGCTGTGGGTGGGCATCGGCGGCGACACGGCGGCGATGTCCTCGCTCGCCCACGCGGCCCGCGACGTCGGGGCCGACCACGGTGCGGGCGAGGACCCGCGGGTGCGCAACCGCCCGCACCTGACCGTCGGCCGGGTCCGTCCCGGCGGGCGCCCGGCCCGGCGCACGGCCGGGCCGCGCGGCGCCCGCGGCCCGGCCGGGCGCACCGGGGCCGACCGTGGCCGCGGTGACGCCCTGGACCCCGCCGACGCGCTCGTGCAGGCGCTCGCGGTGTACGAGGGCCCGGCCTGGTGGGTCGACGCCGTGGTGCTCGTCGAGTCCCGGCCCGGCGCCGGGCGTGGCGGGGGACCGCTGTACACGCCCGTCACCCGGTATCCGCTCGGGGCGGCCTGA
- a CDS encoding TrmH family RNA methyltransferase, whose amino-acid sequence MDDVPDDLMTNPRADRVRAVHALTTRAARRRTGTFLVEGPQGVREAVAPGGPPVHDVYATPEAARRYDDVLAAARARGARVRLGDEDVLAAMSPDAQGLVAVVALVPTGLGEVLAAGPTLVPVLAHVRDPGNAGTVLRAADAAGADAVLLTRSSVDVHNPKAVRSTAGSLFHVPVVTGLDAGPAVQALRAAGLTVLAADGAGDHDLDDLLDVAGQAPAGTPDLARPTAWLFGNEAWGLREEDRALADAVVRVPIRGRAESLNLATAAAVCLFASARAHRTRTAPA is encoded by the coding sequence ATGGACGACGTGCCGGACGACCTGATGACCAACCCGCGCGCCGACCGCGTCCGCGCCGTGCACGCGCTGACCACCCGGGCGGCGCGCCGCCGCACGGGCACCTTCCTCGTCGAGGGCCCGCAGGGCGTGCGCGAGGCCGTCGCGCCCGGCGGCCCGCCGGTGCACGACGTGTACGCCACGCCCGAGGCGGCCCGCCGGTACGACGACGTGCTGGCCGCGGCCCGGGCCCGTGGCGCACGCGTGCGCCTGGGCGACGAGGACGTGCTCGCGGCGATGAGCCCCGACGCGCAGGGGCTGGTCGCGGTGGTCGCCCTCGTCCCCACGGGGCTGGGGGAGGTCCTGGCCGCCGGTCCCACCCTCGTCCCCGTGCTGGCGCACGTGCGCGACCCGGGCAACGCGGGCACCGTGCTGCGCGCGGCCGACGCCGCCGGGGCCGACGCCGTGCTCCTCACGCGGAGCAGCGTCGACGTGCACAACCCCAAGGCGGTCCGGTCGACCGCGGGGTCCCTCTTCCACGTCCCCGTGGTCACCGGTCTGGACGCGGGACCCGCCGTGCAGGCGCTGCGGGCCGCGGGGCTGACGGTCCTCGCGGCGGACGGCGCCGGCGACCACGACCTGGACGACCTGCTCGACGTCGCCGGGCAGGCGCCGGCCGGCACCCCGGACCTCGCGCGACCGACCGCGTGGCTGTTCGGCAACGAGGCGTGGGGGCTGCGCGAGGAGGACCGGGCGCTGGCCGACGCGGTCGTGCGCGTGCCGATCCGGGGGCGCGCCGAGTCGCTCAACCTCGCCACGGCAGCCGCCGTGTGCCTGTTCGCGTCCGCCCGGGCGCACCGCACCCGGACCGCCCCCGCGTGA
- a CDS encoding S1C family serine protease, giving the protein MRPPTAAAPGRATRTLALALVGATVLGGCALLPDPPTPVPTGVVPSSAPEPSASVGESRLSPDGFDAAQRMAVRIRNVGCGTLSTGSGFAIDEHTLVTNRHVVADSAALELSTYDGRDVGAEAASTADLADLAIVRTVDALPSAPVLADADPVVGDAVTVVGYPLGRQLTVTDGQVVGQVTDPLNANLGQVLVTDAPVEPGSSGSAALDAEGRVIGVVYAKNADDLSFLVPVSTLRSMLEDGTAFGPAPTCG; this is encoded by the coding sequence ATGAGGCCACCCACCGCGGCCGCGCCGGGCCGCGCGACCCGCACCCTCGCGCTCGCCCTCGTCGGCGCGACCGTCCTGGGCGGCTGCGCGCTCCTGCCCGACCCGCCGACGCCCGTGCCCACGGGCGTCGTGCCCAGCAGCGCCCCCGAGCCGTCCGCGTCGGTCGGCGAGTCCCGGCTGTCCCCCGACGGGTTCGACGCCGCGCAGCGGATGGCCGTGCGGATCCGCAACGTCGGCTGCGGCACGCTCTCGACGGGCTCGGGGTTCGCGATCGACGAGCACACGCTGGTCACGAACCGGCACGTCGTGGCCGACTCCGCCGCGCTGGAGCTGAGCACCTACGACGGCCGCGACGTGGGCGCCGAGGCCGCCAGCACCGCCGACCTCGCCGACCTCGCGATCGTCCGCACCGTCGACGCCCTGCCGTCGGCCCCCGTCCTGGCCGACGCCGACCCCGTCGTGGGCGACGCCGTGACCGTGGTGGGGTACCCGCTGGGCCGCCAGCTCACCGTCACCGACGGGCAGGTCGTGGGCCAGGTCACCGACCCGCTCAACGCGAACCTCGGGCAGGTCCTCGTGACCGACGCCCCCGTGGAGCCGGGCAGCTCGGGGTCGGCCGCGCTCGACGCGGAGGGCCGCGTCATCGGGGTCGTCTACGCCAAGAACGCGGACGACCTCAGCTTTCTCGTGCCCGTGAGCACCCTGAGGTCCATGCTGGAGGACGGGACGGCGTTCGGCCCCGCGCCCACCTGCGGCTGA
- the pheS gene encoding phenylalanine--tRNA ligase subunit alpha: MSPDTPLSPLDADGVQAALDAALAAVAAAGDLDALKTARLAHTGDSSPLALANREIGRLPGPDKAAAGRLVGQARGRVNAAVAARTAELEAERDARVLVEETLDVTLPGDRRPAGARHPLSTLSERVADVFVAMGWEIAEGPELEAEWFNFDALNFGVDHPARQMQDTFFVAAQDADAPEDGSGMVLRTHTSPVQARSLLGRGVPVYIACPGKVFRTDALDATHTPVFHQVEGLAVDKGLTMAHLKGTLDHFARAMFGPDARTRLRPSFFPFTEPSAEMDLWFPQKKGGPGWIEWGGCGMVNPNVLRACGVDPEEYSGFAFGMGIERTLMLRHAIADMRDMVEGDVRFSEQFRTVV; this comes from the coding sequence ATGTCCCCCGACACACCCCTGTCCCCGCTCGACGCCGACGGCGTGCAGGCGGCGCTCGACGCTGCGCTCGCGGCCGTCGCGGCCGCCGGCGACCTCGACGCGCTGAAGACCGCGCGGCTGGCCCACACCGGCGACTCCAGCCCGCTGGCGCTCGCGAACCGTGAGATCGGCCGGCTGCCCGGCCCCGACAAGGCCGCCGCCGGCCGCCTCGTCGGCCAGGCGCGCGGCCGGGTGAACGCCGCCGTCGCGGCGCGCACGGCCGAGCTCGAGGCCGAGCGGGACGCCCGCGTGCTCGTCGAGGAGACCCTCGACGTCACGCTGCCCGGCGACCGTCGCCCCGCCGGCGCGCGGCACCCCCTCTCGACGCTGTCCGAGCGGGTCGCCGACGTGTTCGTCGCGATGGGCTGGGAGATCGCCGAGGGCCCCGAGCTCGAGGCGGAGTGGTTCAACTTCGACGCCCTGAACTTCGGCGTCGACCACCCGGCTCGCCAGATGCAGGACACGTTCTTCGTGGCCGCCCAGGACGCGGACGCGCCCGAGGACGGCTCCGGCATGGTGCTGCGCACCCACACCTCGCCCGTGCAGGCGCGCTCGCTGCTCGGGCGCGGGGTGCCCGTGTACATCGCCTGCCCGGGCAAGGTGTTCCGCACCGACGCGCTGGACGCGACGCACACGCCGGTCTTCCACCAGGTCGAGGGTCTCGCCGTCGACAAGGGTCTGACGATGGCCCACCTGAAGGGCACGCTCGACCACTTCGCGCGCGCGATGTTCGGCCCCGACGCGCGCACCCGGCTGCGGCCGTCGTTCTTCCCCTTCACCGAGCCGTCCGCCGAGATGGACCTGTGGTTCCCGCAGAAGAAGGGCGGCCCCGGCTGGATCGAGTGGGGCGGCTGCGGCATGGTCAACCCGAACGTGCTCCGCGCGTGCGGCGTGGACCCCGAGGAGTACTCGGGGTTCGCGTTCGGCATGGGCATCGAGCGCACCCTGATGCTCCGTCACGCGATCGCGGACATGCGTGACATGGTCGAGGGCGACGTCCGTTTCTCCGAGCAGTTCCGGACGGTGGTCTGA
- the rpmI gene encoding 50S ribosomal protein L35 gives MPKNKTHSGAKKRFRVTGTGKVMREQAGGRHLLEHKSSRRTRRIAGDVVVSPADTPKIKKLLGR, from the coding sequence ATGCCGAAGAACAAGACGCACTCCGGTGCCAAGAAGCGGTTCCGGGTCACCGGTACCGGCAAGGTCATGCGCGAGCAGGCCGGTGGCCGGCACCTGCTGGAGCACAAGTCGAGCCGCCGCACCCGCCGCATCGCCGGTGACGTCGTCGTCTCGCCCGCCGACACCCCCAAGATCAAGAAGCTGCTCGGCCGCTGA
- a CDS encoding DUF1844 domain-containing protein: MHEEHAPGAHEDVTAQAVREIEDVAAVEIITTAAVHLMSAAAVKCGLAPDGPDGPGSAHRDLDEARKLITALAALVTASAPDLGNQHARALRDGLRSVQLAFREASPFPDAPGDGPGEAFTGPVS, translated from the coding sequence ATGCACGAGGAGCACGCGCCGGGCGCGCACGAGGACGTCACCGCCCAGGCGGTCCGCGAGATCGAGGACGTCGCGGCCGTCGAGATCATCACCACCGCCGCGGTGCACCTGATGAGCGCCGCCGCGGTCAAGTGCGGGCTCGCGCCCGACGGGCCGGACGGGCCGGGGTCAGCGCACCGGGACCTCGACGAGGCCCGCAAGCTCATCACCGCCCTCGCCGCCCTGGTCACCGCCTCCGCGCCCGACCTCGGCAACCAGCACGCCCGCGCCCTGCGCGACGGGCTGCGGTCGGTCCAGCTCGCGTTCCGCGAGGCCAGCCCCTTCCCCGACGCCCCCGGCGACGGGCCGGGCGAGGCGTTCACCGGCCCCGTCTCCTGA
- a CDS encoding Fur family transcriptional regulator, which translates to MPHTDELRAHGLRVTGPRLAVLAALHDHPHLDADEVLRRVRATLPTVSVQAVYDVLHALTGAGMLRRIEPAGHPARYERRVGDNHHHVVCRGCGAVDDVDCVVGHAPCLVPASTSGFDVETAEVTFWGLCPACRAAG; encoded by the coding sequence GTGCCCCACACCGACGAGCTCCGAGCCCACGGCCTGCGGGTCACCGGCCCGCGGCTCGCGGTGCTGGCGGCTCTGCACGACCATCCCCATCTCGACGCCGACGAGGTGCTGCGCCGCGTGCGCGCCACCCTCCCGACGGTGTCCGTGCAGGCCGTCTACGACGTCCTGCACGCACTGACCGGCGCCGGCATGCTGCGGCGCATCGAGCCCGCCGGCCACCCGGCGCGCTACGAGCGCCGCGTCGGCGACAACCACCACCACGTCGTGTGCCGGGGCTGCGGGGCGGTCGACGACGTCGACTGCGTCGTCGGCCACGCCCCCTGCCTGGTGCCCGCCTCGACGTCGGGCTTCGACGTCGAGACGGCCGAGGTGACCTTCTGGGGCCTGTGCCCCGCCTGCCGCGCGGCCGGCTGA
- a CDS encoding SseB family protein encodes MSGRALPPSSPFAGDDGSADPRLAEVLAEHALGRAGLADVVTALVPTRVLVPVLAELEQAGTVVHDGHEHTVDKEASAGVVALRTPDGRTALPVFTGVDAMRRWRPDARPVPSDVPRAALSAVGEGWEVVVVDPAGPVTVVLPRTAVYALAQGRAWAPAVRDDAVDEDVRAAVRAALAPVRLVVRADAVPGTRAEVAVELSLVPGLDRTGLDRVLAQVNAALAGDPTVAERVDSLELRLRAAG; translated from the coding sequence CGGCTCGGCGGACCCGCGGCTGGCCGAGGTCCTGGCCGAGCACGCGCTCGGCCGGGCGGGCCTGGCCGACGTCGTCACGGCGCTGGTCCCCACGCGCGTGCTCGTCCCGGTCCTCGCCGAGCTCGAGCAGGCGGGCACGGTCGTGCACGACGGCCACGAGCACACGGTCGACAAGGAGGCGTCCGCGGGCGTCGTCGCGCTGCGGACCCCGGACGGGCGCACCGCGCTGCCGGTGTTCACGGGCGTCGACGCGATGCGTCGCTGGCGCCCGGACGCCCGGCCGGTGCCCAGCGACGTGCCGCGTGCCGCGCTCTCGGCCGTCGGCGAGGGCTGGGAGGTCGTCGTCGTCGACCCCGCCGGACCGGTGACCGTGGTGCTGCCCCGCACGGCCGTCTACGCGCTCGCGCAGGGGCGTGCCTGGGCCCCGGCCGTGCGCGACGACGCCGTCGACGAGGACGTGCGCGCCGCCGTGCGGGCCGCGCTGGCGCCCGTGCGTCTCGTGGTGCGCGCCGACGCCGTCCCGGGCACCCGCGCGGAGGTCGCCGTCGAGCTGTCGCTCGTCCCGGGCCTGGACCGCACCGGCCTGGACCGCGTGCTGGCGCAGGTCAACGCGGCGCTCGCGGGTGACCCGACCGTGGCGGAGCGGGTCGACTCCCTCGAGCTGCGCCTGCGCGCCGCCGGCTGA
- the rplT gene encoding 50S ribosomal protein L20 — MARVKRAVNAQKKRRSTLERASGYRGQRSRLYRKAKEQVTHSLVYAYRDRKARKGDFRKLWIQRINAASREQGLTYNRFIQGLKAAGVEVDRRVLADMAVNDAAAFAALVQVAKAALPEDVNAPSAA, encoded by the coding sequence GTGGCACGCGTGAAGCGGGCGGTCAACGCCCAGAAGAAGCGTCGCTCGACCCTCGAGCGGGCAAGCGGCTACCGCGGGCAGCGCTCGCGCCTGTACCGCAAGGCCAAGGAGCAGGTCACCCACTCCCTGGTCTACGCCTACCGCGACCGCAAGGCGCGCAAGGGCGACTTCCGCAAGCTGTGGATCCAGCGCATCAACGCGGCGTCCCGCGAGCAGGGCCTGACGTACAACCGCTTCATCCAGGGCCTCAAGGCCGCGGGTGTCGAGGTCGACCGTCGCGTCCTCGCCGACATGGCGGTCAACGACGCCGCGGCGTTCGCCGCGCTCGTCCAGGTCGCCAAGGCCGCGCTGCCCGAGGACGTCAACGCGCCCTCGGCCGCCTGA
- the infC gene encoding translation initiation factor IF-3: MSRPPTCAQGGGLPRPWCPPPRPRSIHISEPRINDRIRVSEVRLVGPNGEQVGIVRLEDALRLAQDADLDLVEVAPTARPPVAKIMDFGKFKYEADMKAREARRNQANTILKEIRFRLKIDPHDYATKKGHVERFLKAGDKVKVMIMFRGREQSRPEMGIRLLQRLADDVAEFGFVESSPRQDGRNMIMVLGPAKKKADQRNEQRRAAAAQARESGEPEAEVTEKPRVPFPAAEEARERIAEQPAAAAPAPAPVVEQQPAPAPARPATSAPARSGAPARSGGPSRSSGPSRPGGPARSEQPARPAASPAAAPRPAPQARPQAPRPAAVPRPAAPRPAAAPARPGPRSAAGASAPKPTPRPGPAAPQGAAAGSEDAG; encoded by the coding sequence TTGTCGAGGCCTCCGACCTGTGCTCAGGGCGGGGGCCTTCCTCGTCCCTGGTGTCCACCACCACGACCGAGGAGCATCCACATCAGCGAGCCCCGCATCAACGACCGGATCCGTGTCTCCGAGGTCCGGCTCGTCGGACCCAACGGTGAACAGGTCGGCATCGTGCGCCTCGAGGACGCCCTGCGCCTGGCCCAGGACGCCGACCTCGACCTGGTCGAGGTCGCGCCGACCGCCCGACCGCCCGTGGCGAAGATCATGGACTTCGGGAAGTTCAAGTACGAGGCGGACATGAAGGCGCGTGAGGCCCGGCGCAACCAGGCCAACACGATCCTCAAGGAGATCCGCTTCCGCCTGAAGATCGACCCCCACGACTACGCCACCAAGAAGGGCCACGTCGAGCGGTTCCTCAAGGCCGGCGACAAGGTCAAGGTCATGATCATGTTCCGCGGTCGCGAGCAGTCGCGCCCGGAGATGGGCATCCGTCTGCTGCAGCGCCTCGCCGACGACGTCGCGGAGTTCGGCTTCGTCGAGAGCTCGCCGCGCCAGGACGGGCGCAACATGATCATGGTGCTGGGCCCGGCCAAGAAGAAGGCCGACCAGCGCAACGAGCAGCGTCGTGCCGCGGCGGCGCAGGCCCGCGAGTCCGGCGAGCCCGAGGCCGAGGTCACCGAGAAGCCCCGCGTGCCGTTCCCGGCCGCGGAGGAGGCTCGTGAGCGCATCGCCGAGCAGCCCGCCGCCGCCGCGCCCGCACCGGCGCCCGTCGTCGAGCAGCAGCCCGCTCCGGCGCCCGCCCGCCCGGCGACGTCCGCCCCCGCCCGTTCCGGCGCGCCGGCACGGTCCGGCGGCCCGTCGCGCTCCTCCGGCCCCTCGCGGCCCGGCGGACCCGCGCGCTCCGAGCAGCCGGCCCGCCCGGCGGCGTCTCCCGCTGCGGCCCCGCGTCCCGCGCCCCAGGCGCGTCCGCAGGCCCCGCGGCCCGCAGCGGTGCCCCGGCCCGCCGCACCGCGTCCCGCCGCCGCACCTGCACGCCCCGGACCCCGGAGCGCCGCCGGCGCGTCCGCACCGAAGCCGACCCCCCGGCCCGGCCCGGCAGCCCCCCAGGGCGCCGCGGCGGGCTCCGAGGACGCCGGCTGA
- a CDS encoding catalase codes for MTHVPPTTNNAGAPVASDAHSLAVGADGPIVLHDHYLVEKLAQFNRERVPERVVHAKGGGAFGTFTVTHDVSAYTRAALFQPGTTTDMLARFSSVAGEHGSPDTWRDPRGFALKFYTSEGNYDLVGNNTPVFFLRDGIKFPDFIRSQKRLPGSNLRDNDMQWDFWSLSPESAHQVTWLMGDRGLPRSWRTMDGFGSHTYQWVNAAGERFWVKYHFQTQQGIDNLTADEAAQLAGSDADHHIRDLHEHIADGQFPRWTLRVQVMPYEDAKSYRFNPFDLTKVWPHADYPLIEVGVMELNRNPENYFAQIEQATFAPSSFVPGIGPSPDKMLLARIFSYADAHRYRVGTNHAQLPVNAPQAPVHSYSKDGAARYDFAPADRPVYAPNSLGGPAADPARAGESGGWESDGEMVRAAATPHPEDDDWGQAGTLYREVFDDAARARFLETITGHVGGVKSDVIRARAVQYWTNVDAGLGAALAAALAAAGAPVEAGEPGTASVPVA; via the coding sequence GTGACCCACGTGCCGCCCACCACGAACAACGCCGGGGCGCCCGTCGCCTCCGACGCCCACTCCCTCGCCGTCGGCGCGGACGGCCCGATCGTCCTGCACGACCACTACCTCGTCGAGAAGCTCGCTCAGTTCAACCGCGAGCGCGTGCCGGAGCGGGTCGTGCACGCCAAGGGCGGCGGCGCGTTCGGCACGTTCACGGTGACGCACGACGTGTCGGCCTACACCCGGGCGGCCCTGTTCCAGCCCGGCACGACGACCGACATGCTGGCGCGCTTCTCGTCGGTCGCCGGCGAGCACGGGTCGCCCGACACGTGGCGGGACCCGCGCGGCTTCGCGCTGAAGTTCTACACGTCCGAGGGCAACTACGACCTCGTCGGCAACAACACCCCCGTGTTCTTCCTGCGCGACGGGATCAAGTTCCCCGACTTCATCCGCTCGCAGAAGCGGCTGCCGGGCTCGAACCTGCGCGACAACGACATGCAGTGGGACTTCTGGTCGCTGTCGCCGGAGTCCGCGCACCAGGTGACCTGGCTGATGGGCGACCGTGGCCTGCCGCGCTCGTGGCGGACCATGGACGGGTTCGGCTCGCACACCTACCAGTGGGTCAACGCGGCCGGCGAGCGCTTCTGGGTCAAGTACCACTTCCAGACCCAGCAGGGGATCGACAACCTCACGGCCGACGAGGCCGCGCAGCTGGCCGGGTCCGACGCCGACCACCACATCCGCGACCTGCACGAGCACATCGCGGACGGGCAGTTCCCCCGGTGGACGCTGCGCGTGCAGGTCATGCCGTACGAGGACGCGAAGAGCTACCGCTTCAACCCGTTCGACCTGACCAAGGTGTGGCCGCACGCGGACTACCCGCTGATCGAGGTCGGCGTCATGGAGCTCAACCGCAACCCCGAGAACTACTTCGCGCAGATCGAGCAGGCGACCTTCGCGCCGAGCAGCTTCGTCCCGGGCATCGGCCCGAGCCCGGACAAGATGCTGCTCGCGCGGATCTTCTCCTACGCCGACGCGCACCGGTACCGCGTGGGCACGAACCACGCCCAGCTGCCCGTCAACGCCCCGCAGGCGCCCGTGCACTCCTACTCCAAGGACGGTGCGGCGCGGTACGACTTCGCCCCCGCGGACCGGCCGGTCTACGCGCCGAACTCGCTGGGCGGCCCCGCGGCCGACCCGGCGCGCGCCGGCGAGTCCGGCGGCTGGGAGTCCGACGGCGAGATGGTGCGCGCCGCGGCGACCCCGCACCCCGAGGACGACGACTGGGGCCAGGCGGGCACGCTGTACCGCGAGGTCTTCGACGACGCCGCGCGCGCCCGCTTCCTGGAGACGATCACGGGCCACGTCGGCGGCGTGAAGAGCGACGTGATCCGTGCCCGTGCCGTGCAGTACTGGACGAACGTCGACGCGGGCCTCGGCGCGGCCCTCGCGGCCGCCCTGGCCGCCGCCGGCGCACCCGTCGAGGCCGGCGAGCCCGGCACCGCGAGCGTCCCGGTCGCCTGA